GAGGAGGAGGTCGATCCCAACAGCGATGCCTTCTCGCAGTGGATCATGAACCTCGCGTACGAGGAGTGACACCGCTGGTCTCGAGCGAGCGTCCGACGGAGCGCGGAGCGTCTTTTTGCTGGCCGTCACCGCCGGTAGCCGTTCGACCGACTCGACCGAACGACCCGTTCCCGAGCGGTGGCGTCCCGACGCGTCACTCGTAGGGATCGAACTGCTCGATGAGAACGAAGGGGTCCCGTTCGCGGTTGTAGTAGGAGACGTCTCCGTCGAGGGCCTCGATGAGCCGTCGGTGGACTTCGCGCGCAGCACGGCCCTCGTCGGGCTCGAGGTGGTGTTCGCCCCGCATGTCGGTCCAGAACCCGCCGTCGAGCCAGAGCAGCGTTTCGCTGTTGGACTGGTAGACGACCTCGCCCTGTTCGGTCAGTCCATCTATCGCGAGCTGGCGGCCCGAAAGCTGTGCACGAGCGAGGACCGCGATGAGCTGGCGACGCGACACGGGCGCGTGAAGTGCGACGTTGTCGATCGTGTCGCCGAAATACGCCTCGACGAGGTCGCACGCTCTCGAGAACTCGTCGAATTCGACTTCCTGGTTCTGTGCGATCTTCATGAGAGTCTCCCTGACGGATCTATCAGTGTAGATAGTGTTGACAGACGTATACAAAAAGGTATCCGTTGGCGAACCGACGGGTGGCAGGTCCGCTCAGGCGAGCGCGCTCGCGGCGCGAATCAGCCGCTCCTCGCCGAACGCCGGGCCGACGAGCTGGAGGCCGACGGGCAGGCCGTCGGTTTCGCCCGCCGGGACCGAGATCGCGGGGAGGTCCGCGAGGTTGACCGGAACCGTGTTCGCGTCGGCGAGATACAGCTGGAGTGGGTCGTCCAGACGCTCCCCGAGTTCGAACGGCGGAACCGGCATCGTCGGCGACGCGAGCACGTCGGCCGCCGACAGCGCCTCGTCGAAGTCCTGCTTGACCCACGCGCGAGCGTCCTGTGCCTTCTTGTAATACTTGTCGTGGTAGCCGGCCGAGAGCGCGTAGGTCCCGAGCAGGATCCGACGCTTGACCTCGTCGCCGAAGCCCTCCTCGCGGGCCTTCGCGAAGGTCTCGTTCCAGTTACCGTCGTAGCCGCCCGAGTGACCGTAGCGGACGCCGTCGAACCGCGCGAGGTTCGACGAGGCTTCCGACATCGCGATCACGTAGTAGGCCTCGACGGCGTGTTTGACGGAGGGCAGGGAGACCTCGTGGTACTCGGCGCCGCGATCCTCGAGATCACCCAGCGCGTCCCAGAACGTCTCGACGACGCCCTCGTCGGCCCCGTCGAGGAGCTCCGTGGGAACGCCGATCGAGAGCCCGTCGACGTCGCCGGTCGCGGCGTCGGCGTAGCTCGAGTCGTCACCGGCGCGTGGCGGCTCGCGCGTCGTCGCGTCGCGCTCGTCGCTGCCGGCGATCACGTCGAGCAGCCGTGCGGCGTCTTCGACCGTCTCGCCGAAGGGGCCGAT
The Natrinema salaciae genome window above contains:
- the gatA gene encoding Asp-tRNA(Asn)/Glu-tRNA(Gln) amidotransferase subunit GatA, with product MSDTIFITEERIEGAEEGPLAGTTVAVKDNISTAGVRTTCGSRMLEDYVPPYDATVVERLTAAGATIVGKANMDEFGMGTTTETSYFGETDNPAAPGHVPGGSSGGSAAAVAAGEADLALGSDTGGSVRCPAAFCGVVGIKPTYGLVSRYGLVSYGNSLEQIGPFGETVEDAARLLDVIAGSDERDATTREPPRAGDDSSYADAATGDVDGLSIGVPTELLDGADEGVVETFWDALGDLEDRGAEYHEVSLPSVKHAVEAYYVIAMSEASSNLARFDGVRYGHSGGYDGNWNETFAKAREEGFGDEVKRRILLGTYALSAGYHDKYYKKAQDARAWVKQDFDEALSAADVLASPTMPVPPFELGERLDDPLQLYLADANTVPVNLADLPAISVPAGETDGLPVGLQLVGPAFGEERLIRAASALA